A genomic stretch from Telopea speciosissima isolate NSW1024214 ecotype Mountain lineage chromosome 7, Tspe_v1, whole genome shotgun sequence includes:
- the LOC122667715 gene encoding NADPH-dependent pterin aldehyde reductase produces MASTAVAMGIRNRIPKTILITGVSRGLGRALAVEMANKGHTVIGCSRAQDKLNSLLEDLSSSQPQDNNKNNPSSSKHLLMKVDVKSDSSVQELARAVMEANVVPDIIVNNAGTINRNNKLWEVPVEEFDTVIDTNIKGIANILRHFLPLMVGHKQGIIVNMSSGWGRSAAAQVAPYCASKWAVEGLTRSVAKELPVGMAIVSLSPGVVNTDMLASCFGMSASLYETPEHWAPKAATLILNLTAVDNGASLTV; encoded by the exons ATGGCATCAACAGCAGTAGCCATGGGGATTAGGAACAGAATCCCCAAAACCATACTGATAACGGGCGTGAGCAGAGGGCTTGGCAGAGCCCTCGCAGTGGAGATGGCCAATAAAGGCCACACCGTTATTGGATGCTCAAGAGCGCAAGATAAGCTCAACTCCCTCTTAGAAGATCTCTCCTCTTCacagccacaggacaacaacaagaacaacccATCTTCCTCTAAGCATCTCCTCATGAAAGTCGATGTG AAGTCAGATAGCAGCGTGCAGGAGTTGGCGCGTGCCGTGATGGAAGCAAATGTTGTTCCAGATATTATAG TTAACAATGCAGGAACTATTAATAGAAACAATAAGTTATGGGAAGTGCCAGTGGAAGAGTTTGATACTGTAATTGATACTAATATAAAGGGGATAGCAAATATTCTCCGTCACTTCCTGCCCCTTATGGTTGGACACAAGCAAGGGATTATTGTCAACATGTCATCTGGTTGGGGAAGATCTGCAGCTGCACAG GTTGCACCATACTGTGCTTCAAAATGGGCTGTTGAAGGTCTAACTCGGTCAGTAGCAAAGGAGTTGCCCGTTGGAATGGCAATTGTTTCTCTTAGTCCGGGTGTCGTAAACACTGACATGCTTGCATCATGCTTTGGCATGTCAGCCTCCCTATACGAGACACCAGAACATTG GGCTCCAAAGGCAGCTACTTTGATACTCAACCTTACAGCGGTAGACAATGGAGCATCTCTTACGGTATAA
- the LOC122667714 gene encoding DNA (cytosine-5)-methyltransferase 1B-like: MGSSTALDVNPTDLTSNALNGHLASGMKYKTRSKPKAIPSDVHKKETNKVSGNDPKEKKRNVPESSKPAGSRKMPKRAAASLDMKERSARFCEKFSVIETKRDPLVEDETVAVNMTSGPDDPRPNRRLTDFILHDEDGNPQPFEMSEVDDLFISGTVLHWEGCSEKDKDKGVRCEGFGRIESWAISGYEEGSPVIWVSTDVADYDCVKPASNYKKFYDHFFWKARSCIQVFQKLSKPFGGNPDLSFDELIAGVVRSMSGSKSFPSGMSIKDFVISQGEFIYNQLIGLDESQKDDKRFSELPVLVSLREESRKKGDFMPSNAPSNGSLKIRDGSAKLDESVTSTVVDEEEEDAKLARLLQEEEYWKSMKSKKGHRPATGSNKYYIKMNENEIANDYPLPAYYKTSAEEMDEYIVFDNDIDVYDTDNLPRSMLHNWSLYNSDSRLISLELLPMKPCAEVDVTAFGSGIMTADDGSGFCLDTDPKQSSSSVSGPQHVDGIPIYLSAIKEWMIEFGSSMVFISIRTDLAWYRLGKPSKQYAPWYETVLKTARLAIGIITLLKEQSRVSRLSFADVIKKVSEFKKDHPAYISSNPAVLERYVVVHGQIILQQFAEYPDELIKKCAFVTGLSSKMEERQHTKLEVKKKAVIKQETNLNPRAAMGPVLSKRKAMEATTTRLINRIWGEYYSNYSPDDMKGDNSEPKEEEVDEEQEENEEDDGEEVEEENVSVPEKVAPEAPSFSQTKSKSKSKQIEWDGEPVGTTCSGEPLYRQAIIRGEAIAVASAVVLEVDDSEEMLPIYFMEYMYETSDARKMVHGRVMQRGSHTVLGNTANEREVFLTNECMEFELGDVKQSVVLDVRLMSWGHQHRKDNIISEKNDRARAEERKRKELPLEYYCKSMYWPERGAFFKLPYDTMGLGTGVCHSCKIKETEKEKEIFVLNSSKRGFTYKGLEYAIHDFVYVGPHHFGDNAEDQGTFKSGRNVGLKAYVICQLLELDVPNTSRKADPKSTQVKVRRFFRPEDASPEKAYSSDIREVYYSEQKLSLPVEAIEGRCEVRRKIDVPPSHGLASYEHIFFCEHLYEPDKGAVKLLPTNVRLESSKVDASTSRKRKGKGKEGETDPGILDHQVDASQKNRLATLDIFAGCGGLSEGLEQSGVSVTKWAIEYEEPAGEAFRLNHPEALTFVNNCNVILRAIMEKCGDADECISTSEAAELAKQLGEEINNLPLPGQVDFINGGPPCQGFSGMNRFNQSTWSKVQCEMILAFLSFADYFRPRFFLLENVRNFVSFNKGQTFRLTLASLLEIGYQVRFGILEAGAYGVAQSRKRAFIWAASPEETLPEWPEPMHVFAGPDLKISLSGNVQYAAVQSTANGAPFRAITVKDTIGDLPSVGNGASKTMIDYEGEPVSWFQKKIRGNMLVLHDHISKEMNELNVIRCQRIPRRPGSDWRDLPEEKVRLSTGQLVDLIPWCLPNTAKRHNQWKGLFGRLDWEGNFPTSITDPQPMGKVGMCFHPEQDRIVTVRECARSQGFPDSYKFAGTIQHKHRQIGNAVPPPLAFAIGRKLKEVVNQKEM; encoded by the exons GAATGAAGTACAAGACCAGAAGCAAACCAAAGGCTATCCCTTCTGATGTTCATAAAAAGGAAACTAATAAAGTTTCTGGAAAtgacccaaaagaaaagaagcgaAATGTGCCTGAGAGCAGTAAGCCTGCTGGTTCTCGCAAAATGCCAAAGCGAGCTGCTGCCAGTTTGGATATGAAGGAGCGATCTGCTCGTTTTTGTGAGAAATTTTCTGTCATTGAAACAAAAAGGGATCCCTTGGTGGAAGATGAGACTGTAGCTGTAAACATGACCTCTGGTCCTGATGATCCTCGGCCAAATAGAAGACTCACAGATTTCATCCTACATGATGAAGATGGAAATCCACAGCCCTTTGAGATGTCTGAAGTTGATGACCTATTTATTTCTGGTACTGTTTTGCACTGGGAGGGATGTTCAGAGAAAGATAAAGATAAAGGTGTAAGATGTGAAGGTTTTGGGAGGATAGAGTCATGGGCGATCTCCGGGTATGAAGAAGGGTCTCCGGTAATTTGGGTCTCAACTGATGTTGCAGATTATGATTGTGTGAAACCGGCCAGCAACTATAAGAAGTTCTATGACcatttcttttggaaggctcgcTCTTGTATTCAGGTTTTTCAAAAACTGTCAAAGCCTTTTGGTGGTAACCCCGACTTGAGTTTTGATGAATTGATTGCTGGTGTTGTCCGTTCAATGAGTGGAAGTAAAAGCTTCCCCAGTGGGATGTCTATCAAGGACTTTGTCATCTCACAGGGTGAATTCATCTATAATCAACTGATTGGTCTGGATGAATCCCAAAAAGATGATAAAAGGTTTTCTGAGTTACCTGTGCTTGTCTCCCTAAGAGAAGAGAGTAGGAAGAAAGGAGATTTTATGCCTTCAAATGCCCCATCAAATGGAAGTTTAAAAATCAGGGATGGGTCAGCAAAATTGGATGAGTCTGTTACTTCCACTGTTGtggatgaggaagaagaggacgCAAAGTTAGCAAGGTTGTTGCAAGAAGAGGAGTACTGGAAATCAATGAAATCAAAGAAAGGACATCGTCCAGCCACTGGTTCAAATAAGTACTATATTAAGatgaatgaaaatgaaatagCAAATGACTATCCCCTACCTGCCTACTACAAGACCTCTGCTGAAGAGATGGATGAATATATTGTCTTTGACAATGATATTGATGTGTATGATACTGATAATCTTCCAAGAAGCATGCTCCACAATTGGTCACTTTACAACTCTGATTCcaggcttatttctttagagcTCCTTCCAATGAAACCCTGTGCAGAAGTTGATGTGACAGCCTTTGGGTCTGGGATAATGACTGCCGATGATGGAAGTGGGTTCTGTCTTGACACTGATCCAAAGCAATCGTCTTCAAGTGTTTCAGGGCCACAACATGTGGATGGAATTCCAATTTATCTTAGTGCAATAAAGGAATGGATGATTGAATTTGGATCGTCAATGGTCTTTATATCAATTCGAACAGATTTGGCCTG GTATAGGCTTGGGAAGCCATCAAAACAGTATGCTCCATGGTATGAGACTGTTTTAAAAACTGCAAGGCTTGCAATCGGCATTATCACATTGTTAAAGGAGCAAAGCCGTGTGTCTCGGCTTTCTTTTGCCGATGTCATTAAGAAAGTGTCGGAGTTTAAAAAAGACCATCCTGCTTATATTTCTTCTAATCCAGCAGTGCTGGAGAGATATGTGGTGGTCCATGGGCAGATAATATTGCAGCAGTTTGCAGAATACCCTGATGAACTGATCAAGAAGTGTGCTTTTGTGACTGGTCTCTCAAGTAAAATGGAAGAGAGGCAACACACAAAACTCGAAGTAAAGAAGAAGGCTGTGATAAAGCAGGAGACGAACCTGAATCCAAGAGCAGCAATGGGACCTGTGTTGTCAAAAAGGAAAGCAATGGAGGCAACAACTACTCGTCTGATTAACAGAATCTGGGGTGAGTATTATTCAAATTACTCTCCAGATGACATGAAAGGAGATAACAGTGagccaaaagaggaagaagtcgATGAAGAGCAAGAGGAAAATGAAGAGGATGATGGTGAAGAGGTGGAAGAGGAGAATGTATCAGTTCCCGAAAAGGTGGCTCCAGAAGCTCCTTCATTCAGTCAAACTAAATCCAAGTCCAAGAGCAAGCAAATTGAATGGGACGGTGAGCCAGTTGGAACAACATGTTCTGGTGAGCCTCTTTATAGGCAGGCCATTATTCGTGGAGAAGCGATTGCTGTTGCTAGTGCTGTTGTTCTGGAAGTTGATGATTCAGAGGAAATGTTGCCTATATATTTCATGGAGTACATGTACGAAACATCAGATGCTAGGAAAATGGTTCATGGGAGGGTAATGCAAAGGGGATCTCACACTGTTCTTGGTAACACTGCTAATGAGAGGGAGGTTTTCTTGACAAATGAGTGTATGGAATTTGAACTGGGGGATGTTAAACAATCTGTGGTTCTGGATGTACGCTTGATGTCTTGGGGCCATCAGCATaggaaggataacattatctcTGAAAAGAATGACAGAGCAAGAgcagaggagagaaagaggaaagagcTGCCTTTGGAATATTATTGTAAAAGCATGTATTGGCCTGAGAGAGGAGCTTTCTTCAAGCTTCCCTATGATACCATGGGTCTTGGAACTGGAGTTTGCCATTCTTGCAAAATAAAGGAAactgaaaaggagaaggaaatctTTGTACTGAATTCTTCCAAGCGTGGATTTACATACAAGGGGCTTGAATACGCAATTCATGATTTTGTATATGTAGGCCCTCATCACTTCGGGGACAATGCTGAGGACCAAGGAACTTTCAAGTCTGGAAGAAATGTTGGGTTAAAAGCTTATGTTATATGCCAGCTGCTTGAGCTTGATGTCCCCAACACATCCAGAAAAGCTGACCCAAAATCAACCCAAGTCAAAGTCAGGAGATTCTTCAGACCAGAGGATGCTTCGCCAGAAAAAGCATACAGTTCTGACATTAGAGAA GTCTATTATAGTGAACAGAAGCTTAGTTTGCCTGTTGAGGCGATAGAAGGGAGGTGCGAAGTTAGAAGAAAGATTGATGTCCCTCCTTCACATGGCCTTGCTAGCTATGAACATATATTCTTTTGTGAACATTTATATGAACCTGATAAAGGAGCCGTCAAGCTg TTGCCAACTAATGTCAGACTAGAGTCCTCAAAGGTTGATGCTTCTACAtccagaaagagaaaaggaaagggcaAAGAAGGAGAAACTGATCCTGGCATCCTTGACCACCAAGTAGATGCATCTCAGAAAAACCGCTTGGCCACTCTAGATATTTTTGCTGGCTGTGGTGGCTTGTCCGAGGGACTAGAGCAATCTG GGGTCTCAGTAACCAAATGGGCAATCGAATATGAAGAACCTGCTGGAGAAGCATTCCGTCTTAACCATCCAGAAGCTTTAACATTTGTTAATAATTGCAATGTCATTCTAAG GGCCATAATGGAAAAATGTGGAGATGCAGATGAGTGCATATCAACTTCTGAGGCTGCCGAGTTAGCCAAACAGCTAGGTGAGGAAATCAATAATTTGCCTCTGCCTGGTCAAGTAGATTTCATCAATGGAGGTCCTCCATGTCAG GGGTTTTCTGGAATGAACCGATTCAATCAGAGCACTTGGAGTAAAGTTCAATGTGAGATGATACTAGCATTCTTGTCCTTTGCTGACTACTTCAGGCCAAGATTCTTCCTCCTGGAGAATGTGAGGAACTTTGTGTCATTTAATAAAGGACAAACTTTCCGATTAACGCTAGCATCACTTCTTGAAATTGGATATCAG GTGAGGTTTGGTATTCTTGAAGCTGGTGCTTATGGTGTTGCCCAGTCACGGAAACGAGCATTCATCTGGGCTGCCTCTCCAGAAGAGACACTTCCTGAATGGCCTGAACCGATGCATGTCTTTGCGGGGCCAGACCTGAAAATTTCTTTATCTGGAAATGTACAGTATGCTGCAGTTCAGAGTACGGCAAATGGAGCACCTTTCCGAGCTATAACTGTGAAAGATACGATTGGAGATCTCCCATCTGTTGGGAATGGGGCATCTAAAACGATGATAGAT TATGAAGGTGAACCTGTGTCATGGTTCCAAAAGAAAATTCGAGGGAATATGTTGGTTTTACATGACCACATATCAAAAGAAATGAATGAGTTGAATGTCATTCGATGTCAGAGAATTCCTAGGCGTCCAGGTTCTGATTGGCGTGACCTCCCTGAGGAAAAG GTGAGACTATCTACAGGGCAGTTGGTAGATTTGATACCTTGGTGCCTACCTAATACAGCCAAAAGACATAACCAGTGGAAAGGACTGTTTGGAAGGTTAGATTGGGAAGGAAACTTCCCGACTTCCATCACGGATCCTCAACCTATGGGTAAGGTGGGGATGTGTTTTCATCCTGAGCAGGACCGGATTGTCACAGTTCGTGAATGTGCACGCTCTCAA GGATTCCCTGATAGCTATAAATTTGCTGGTACCATTCAACATAAGCATAGACAGATTGGGAATGCGGTTCCTCCTCCATTGGCATTTGCAATTGGGAGAAAACTCAAGGAAGTTGTAAACCAAAAAGAGATGTAg